In the Bifidobacterium catenulatum PV20-2 genome, one interval contains:
- the sucD gene encoding succinate--CoA ligase subunit alpha encodes MTLFIEDGTPVIVQGMTGHQGMTHTARMLKAGTNIVGGVNARKAGQEVNFPEAKNGEDVTLRVFGSCSEAVETTGAQASVVFVPPRFAKDAVVEAIEAGIKLIVVITEGIPVADSAYFVELALRKGVRIVGPNCPGLLTLSSTEGAQGCNLGIIPDGIVSRGPLGLVSKSGTLTYQLMGELSDIGFTACLGAGGDPIVGTTLQEALEAFENDDATKAVVMIGEIGGSAEQDAAKWASEHMTKPVVAYIAGFTAPEGKQMGHAGAIVSGGKGTAQDKKEALEAVGIRVGRTPGQTAEIMREVLASKSI; translated from the coding sequence ATGACGCTTTTCATTGAGGATGGTACACCTGTCATTGTGCAGGGCATGACTGGACACCAGGGTATGACCCATACCGCGCGCATGCTGAAGGCCGGTACCAATATCGTCGGCGGCGTCAATGCTCGCAAGGCCGGCCAGGAAGTCAATTTCCCTGAAGCAAAAAACGGTGAAGACGTTACTCTACGTGTTTTTGGTAGCTGTTCCGAAGCTGTTGAAACTACCGGTGCACAGGCGAGTGTTGTGTTCGTGCCGCCGCGTTTTGCTAAGGATGCCGTGGTTGAGGCCATTGAAGCCGGTATCAAGCTGATTGTGGTCATAACCGAAGGTATTCCGGTTGCCGACAGTGCGTATTTCGTTGAGCTCGCATTGCGCAAGGGCGTGCGCATCGTTGGGCCGAACTGCCCTGGATTGCTTACGCTTTCTTCGACGGAAGGTGCGCAGGGTTGCAATCTCGGCATCATTCCGGACGGCATCGTCTCCCGTGGACCTTTGGGATTGGTGTCCAAGTCCGGCACTCTTACCTATCAGCTGATGGGGGAGCTGTCCGACATCGGCTTCACCGCATGCTTGGGCGCTGGCGGCGATCCCATCGTTGGCACCACGTTGCAGGAAGCCCTTGAAGCATTTGAAAACGATGATGCCACCAAGGCCGTCGTGATGATTGGTGAAATTGGCGGTAGCGCCGAGCAGGATGCTGCAAAGTGGGCATCCGAGCATATGACCAAGCCTGTCGTCGCCTACATCGCTGGCTTCACGGCGCCGGAAGGCAAGCAGATGGGCCATGCTGGAGCCATCGTTTCAGGTGGTAAGGGAACTGCGCAAGACAAGAAGGAAGCGCTCGAAGCCGTGGGCATCCGTGTTGGACGTACTCCGGGGCAGACTGCTGAAATCATGCGCGAGGTGCTCGCTTCCAAGTCGATATGA
- the ruvB gene encoding Holliday junction branch migration DNA helicase RuvB: protein MTNDSAFDQSNTGANEESLRMVSASPVGNEPVSDEELRPHALDGFIGQPRLKAQLQLFLDAARKRDVPPDHILLAGPPGLGKTTLAMIVANELGVSIRVTSGPAIQHAGDLASILSSLDAGEVLFIDEIHRLPRAAEELLYIAMEDFRVDVMVGKGPGASSIPLTLPRFTVIGATTREGMLPSPLRARFGFTAHLDFYPHEELEKLIERSSAVLGVRLEDGAAPQLAMRSRGTPRIANRLLRRVRDWAIVHDLDTVHPNDVKEALALYQIDTEGLDRLDIAVLKAIVTNFNGGPVGLNNLSAMVGEESETVETVCEPYLVREGFLMRTPKGRVATRKAWEHLGLVPDESQVDVSKLA from the coding sequence CGACGAGGAACTGCGGCCCCATGCTCTTGACGGTTTCATCGGACAGCCAAGGCTCAAAGCGCAGCTGCAGTTGTTTTTGGACGCTGCCCGCAAGCGCGACGTTCCTCCAGATCATATTCTTTTGGCGGGGCCTCCGGGCTTGGGCAAGACCACGTTGGCCATGATTGTTGCCAACGAGCTTGGAGTGTCGATCAGAGTCACTTCCGGTCCGGCCATTCAACATGCCGGCGATCTGGCTTCCATTCTGAGTTCTTTGGATGCCGGGGAAGTGCTCTTCATCGACGAGATTCATCGTCTTCCGCGGGCGGCCGAGGAATTGTTGTATATAGCCATGGAAGATTTTCGTGTTGACGTAATGGTCGGCAAAGGACCGGGCGCTTCTTCCATCCCTCTTACTTTGCCGCGGTTTACAGTAATCGGTGCCACCACTCGTGAAGGCATGCTGCCGTCGCCGTTGAGGGCTCGTTTCGGTTTCACCGCGCATCTCGACTTTTATCCGCATGAGGAGCTTGAAAAGCTTATCGAACGATCTTCGGCTGTGCTTGGCGTCCGTCTCGAGGATGGTGCTGCCCCCCAGCTTGCCATGCGTTCGAGGGGGACGCCGCGTATCGCCAACCGATTGCTTCGCCGCGTAAGGGATTGGGCAATCGTACATGATCTTGACACCGTGCATCCGAACGATGTCAAGGAGGCCTTGGCGTTGTACCAGATCGATACTGAAGGTCTGGACCGCTTGGATATCGCGGTGCTAAAAGCCATTGTCACCAATTTCAACGGAGGACCGGTCGGGCTGAACAATCTGTCGGCCATGGTCGGCGAGGAATCGGAAACCGTGGAAACGGTTTGCGAGCCATATTTGGTTCGTGAGGGGTTCCTCATGCGCACGCCGAAGGGGCGTGTGGCGACACGTAAGGCATGGGAACATCTCGGTTTGGTGCCTGACGAATCTCAGGTTGATGTCAGCAAGCTAGCTTAG
- the yajC gene encoding preprotein translocase subunit YajC — MVVMFGMMFWQSKKAKQQQAERQDFRANLQPGTEVITIGGVIGKVVSVDTEYEEIVIDSEGSQIRFGFNAISREYVRPAYVHDDEVDENGNPLPTDSADEDQAAQEPIEGEIEAAQTETEQKNN; from the coding sequence ATGGTCGTCATGTTTGGCATGATGTTCTGGCAGTCCAAGAAGGCTAAGCAGCAGCAGGCCGAGCGCCAGGATTTTCGTGCCAATCTTCAGCCTGGCACCGAGGTCATTACTATCGGCGGCGTGATCGGCAAGGTTGTTTCCGTCGATACCGAATACGAGGAGATCGTTATCGATTCCGAAGGCTCCCAGATTCGTTTCGGCTTCAACGCCATCAGTCGTGAATATGTGCGTCCCGCATATGTGCATGATGACGAGGTCGATGAGAATGGCAACCCGCTTCCCACCGATTCTGCAGATGAAGATCAGGCTGCCCAGGAGCCGATTGAGGGTGAGATCGAAGCGGCACAGACTGAGACCGAACAGAAGAACAACTGA
- the sucC gene encoding ADP-forming succinate--CoA ligase subunit beta: MDLYEYQARELLEEQGIPTPKAVFAQNSHEVAEAAEQIGYPNVIKAQVKIGHRGQAGGVKLAKNRDEAILASEDILPMTIHKHKVSGVLVAEAKNILHEYYVSISVDRSSRDFDVLATANGGTEVEEIAKEHPESVKRLHIDALEDFDLEAATKMAESIGFYHADVNQAAQILLKMWQCFKDNDATLVEINPLAKIGDPDDESSKTLCALDAKISLDDNAAFRHDGWNRFADPVHVDPFEQKAREHGLHYVHLQGSVGVIGNGAGLVMSSLDAISGAGEDQGTNVKPANFLDIGGGASAEVMCSSLEIVLSDPQVESVLVNVYGGITSCEQVAKGILEALDKLGSSKPLVVRFDGNAAAEGLRILAQANRVNLHVAQTMEEAAQQAARLAANGKEVR; this comes from the coding sequence ATGGATCTCTATGAGTACCAGGCTAGGGAACTGCTTGAAGAGCAGGGTATTCCAACGCCTAAGGCAGTGTTCGCACAGAACTCTCACGAAGTGGCTGAGGCTGCCGAGCAGATTGGCTACCCCAATGTGATCAAGGCTCAGGTGAAGATTGGCCATCGCGGTCAGGCTGGCGGTGTCAAGCTAGCGAAGAATCGCGATGAGGCTATTCTTGCATCCGAAGACATCCTGCCGATGACCATTCACAAGCACAAGGTCAGCGGTGTGTTGGTGGCCGAGGCAAAGAATATTCTTCACGAGTACTATGTCTCCATTTCTGTGGATCGTTCCTCCCGTGATTTCGATGTGCTTGCCACAGCGAATGGCGGTACCGAGGTTGAGGAGATCGCCAAGGAGCATCCGGAATCCGTTAAGCGTCTGCATATTGACGCGCTTGAGGATTTCGACCTCGAAGCGGCCACCAAAATGGCTGAAAGCATTGGTTTCTACCATGCCGATGTTAATCAGGCCGCACAGATTCTGTTGAAGATGTGGCAGTGCTTCAAAGACAATGACGCTACACTTGTTGAGATTAACCCGCTTGCCAAGATCGGTGATCCGGATGACGAATCGTCTAAGACGTTGTGTGCGTTGGACGCCAAGATCTCTCTGGACGACAATGCGGCGTTCCGTCACGATGGGTGGAATCGGTTCGCGGATCCGGTGCATGTCGATCCGTTTGAGCAGAAGGCACGTGAGCATGGCTTGCATTATGTGCATCTTCAAGGTTCCGTTGGCGTCATCGGCAACGGTGCCGGTTTGGTGATGAGTTCGCTCGACGCCATTTCCGGTGCCGGTGAGGATCAGGGAACTAATGTCAAGCCTGCAAACTTCCTTGATATTGGTGGCGGCGCGTCTGCCGAAGTGATGTGCAGCAGTCTGGAGATTGTACTCTCTGATCCTCAGGTCGAATCGGTGCTGGTCAACGTGTATGGTGGCATCACATCCTGCGAACAGGTGGCGAAGGGCATTCTGGAAGCTCTTGACAAGCTTGGCAGCTCCAAGCCTCTGGTAGTCCGTTTCGATGGCAACGCCGCTGCTGAGGGCCTGCGCATTCTGGCTCAAGCCAATCGAGTCAATCTGCATGTCGCACAGACCATGGAAGAAGCCGCACAGCAGGCCGCACGCCTTGCGGCCAACGGCAAGGAGGTTCGCTAA
- a CDS encoding adenine phosphoribosyltransferase encodes MASTDITVSGLSRVGAENAEYLISKIRTIPGFPKEGILFRDFMPVLADARAFGVLLDALEAALPVNFNDFDAVAGLEARGFLFGPALAARLGKGFIAVRKAGKLPPETVSQNYDLEYGQAAVEIETSAVHEGERVLIVDDLIATGGTAHAASALIEKCGGKVAGFSFVMELTGIDGMKSLQGYPASSLITMPA; translated from the coding sequence ATGGCATCAACGGATATCACCGTTTCCGGTTTAAGCAGGGTCGGAGCTGAAAACGCCGAGTACCTTATTTCTAAAATTCGCACGATTCCCGGTTTCCCGAAAGAAGGTATTCTTTTCCGTGATTTCATGCCGGTATTGGCTGATGCTCGTGCCTTTGGTGTTCTCTTGGACGCACTTGAGGCCGCGTTGCCAGTGAATTTCAATGATTTCGACGCCGTTGCAGGTCTTGAAGCGCGAGGTTTTTTGTTTGGCCCTGCATTGGCCGCGCGTCTTGGCAAAGGATTCATCGCCGTGCGCAAGGCGGGTAAGCTTCCGCCTGAGACTGTGTCGCAGAATTATGATCTTGAATATGGTCAGGCTGCCGTGGAAATCGAAACCAGCGCCGTGCATGAGGGCGAACGTGTGCTCATCGTTGATGATTTGATCGCCACCGGTGGAACTGCTCATGCAGCCAGTGCACTGATCGAAAAATGCGGTGGCAAGGTGGCTGGTTTCAGTTTCGTTATGGAACTTACTGGCATCGACGGCATGAAGTCCCTGCAGGGGTATCCAGCCAGTTCGTTGATTACCATGCCTGCGTGA